In Yarrowia lipolytica chromosome 1F, complete sequence, a genomic segment contains:
- a CDS encoding uncharacterized protein (Compare to YALI0F26015g, weakly similar to uniprot|P40098 Saccharomyces cerevisiae YER182w unknown function): MFRSSLKMAPRLTRVTRMPVRNTSTSSTTYNVSGGAKGAKGPKRSWWKYLAAAFMTGGVVGMTVSPTKVMEIALNSLPDINNESYKKMAVRDTEEQMQKLPIVKALMKDSRFRLVRGWEGMDKTMQEHSLTGSTETMNRVGYITIPPYIFINDTDMEAVTVMHLGHHVAGYPYTVHGGVIATILDEALARAAFLAFPSRTGVTANLKITYKAPVRTDQFVTVCTRVKEASDKKALVTGTIETAEFQKPPLVEASAVFVVPKSIKLKPLSHHQK, translated from the coding sequence ATGTTCAGATCATCACTCAAAATGGCTCCTCGGCTGACTCGAGTCACTCGAATGCCGGTTCGAAACACTTCGACCTCAAGCACCACGTACAATGTCTCTGGAGGCGCCAAGGGTGCCAAGGGCCCCAAGCGGTCGTGGTGGAAGTAcctggctgctgcttttATGACTGGAGGTGTGGTTGGAATGACTGTATCGCCCACCAAGGTGATGGAGATTGCGCTCAACAGCCTGCCAGACATCAACAACGAGTCGTACAAGAAGATGGCAGTTCGAGACACAGAAGAGCAGATGCAAAAGCTGCCCATTGTAAAGGCTTTGATGAAGGACTCGCGGTTCCGGCTGGTCCGAGGCTGGGAGGGTATGGATAAGACTATGCAGGAGCACTCGCTGACGGGGTCCACTGAGACCATGAACCGGGTGGGATATATTACCATTCCTCCCTACATTTTCATCAACGACACCGACATGGAGGCTGTCACTGTCATGCATCTGGGTCACCATGTAGCGGGATACCCCTACACTGTGCATGGAGGAGTTATTGCCAccattctggacgaggCACTTGCCCGAGCTGCTTTCCTGGCATTTCCCAGCAGAACCGGAGTCACTGCCAACCTGAAAATCACTTACAAGGCCCCCGTTCGAACTGACCAATTTGTGACTGTTTGCACAAGAGTCAAGGAGGCTTCAGACAAGAAGGCTCTTGTGACCGGCACCATCGAAACTGCCGAGTTCCAGAAGCCTCCTTTGGTCGAGGCCTCTGCTGTGTTTGTTGTCCCCAAGAGCATCAAGTTGAAGCCTCTGTCTCACCACCAGAAGTAA
- a CDS encoding uncharacterized protein (Compare to YALI0F26037g, similar to Saccharomyces cerevisiae PCD1 (YLR151C); ancestral locus Anc_8.365, weakly similar to uniprot|Q12524 Saccharomyces cerevisiae YLR151c PCD1 peroxisomal nudix hydrolase) translates to MSRLLNSLRAYARTSQHVTNNSVWSELPLSRRASVLVLLFESENGLSVLLTQRAHNMRSYSGHVAFPGGKADFDTESALQVARRESWEEVGLVSIDPTDSQQRVIGDLTINTHTSDEVDTHDCLTPPLNKNLAVEIEPLCELPSYLSYNLLAVKPCVAYGRVVELNKLSEPGNFEEYKYHDSPNSLKSAPSVLDTLHPWVEDHAEVYEYFEAPFDRFTKKGDGWYRLQKWNWGGIHWPQLHFNVLRKTHKTIGERGWYDVWGLTARILVDAATIATGKPPEVDCMKVVGDEDLIRGLAENGRMPEQRVHGETITDFVSILGKDSPLIAARNGIIKGTTAAAAA, encoded by the coding sequence ATGTCGCGTTTGCTGAACTCTCTGCGGGCGTACGCGCGCACTTCGcaacacgtgaccaacaACTCCGTGTGGTCCGAGCTCCCGCTTTCCCGCCGGGCGTCAGTGCTGGTCTTGCTGTTTGAGAGCGAGAATGGGCTGTCCGTGTTGCTGACACAAAGAGCACACAACATGCGGAGTTACTCGGGCCACGTAGCGTTCCCCGGCGGCAAGGCCGACTTTGACACCGAGTCTGCGCTTCAAGTTGCGCGACGAGAGTCCTGGGAGGAGGTGGGACTTGTATCCATTGATCCGACAGACTCTCAGCAACGGGTCATTGGAGACCTGACAatcaacacacacacatccGACGAAGTCGACACACACGACTGTCTGACGCCACCACTCAATAAGAACTTGGCTGTTGAAATCGAACCGCTATGCGAGCTACCCTCATATCTCAGTTACAACCTGCTGGCTGTCAAGCCTTGTGTGGCCTATGGAAGGGTCGTGGAGCTCAACAAACTGTCCGAACCAGGCAACTTTGAGGAATACAAATACCACGACTCGCCCAACTCGCTCAAATCAGCCCCCTCGGTGCTGGATACGTTGCACCCGTGGGTGGAGGACCATGCCGAggtgtacgagtactttgAGGCGCCGTTCGACCGgttcaccaagaagggcgaCGGTTGGTACCGACTGCAAAAGTGGAACTGGGGAGGAATCCACTGGCCACAACTGCACTTTAATGTGCTGCGCAAAACTCACAAGACCATTGGAGAACGCGGATGGTACGACGTGTGGGGGTTGACTGCCCGGATCCTCGTGGACGCAGCCACCATCGCCACAGGAAAGCCGCCGGAGGTGGATTGCATGAAGGTTGTGGGCGATGAGGATCTGATCAGAGGCCTGGCGGAGAATGGCCGGATGCCTGAACAGAGAGTACACGGAGAAACCATCACCGACTTTGTCAGTATTCTTGGCAAGGATAGCCCTCTGATTGCTGCAAGGAATGGCATCATTAAGGGCACTACTGCTGCCGCGGCTGCCTAA
- a CDS encoding uncharacterized protein (Compare to YALI0F26059g, weakly similar to uniprot|Q12524 Saccharomyces cerevisiae YLR151c PCD1 peroxisomal nudix hydrolase), producing the protein MSTDEILRNFKRFEKQRLKDATKAGPRDFPGQKRPKIGTTPWYTIPLSRRSAVLMLLFEVANPDKPAGKELHILFTVRSAHLRSFPGQVALPGGKLDLELDGSNVSHIEADLWENVDPALSSDTEKRLSESASFSAWSIALREAYEEVGLFGEFINEDTKSILMNPVDGGRDATGTEKPPFLNENPLLSVEKLCELPPFVSRNGLGVVPCIAFARSKQRGQFLKYSEICPKLNFDEVQSVFSIPLDYFLSKHTSGGVELYNSYPRAAWGNTGVDWIMHSFNHNALPYPNIRNGDSKGRVTIDDLLAEASAPQVQPGELTQVGQKIRSRESIFSESGPEPDPASFHKNVVASVDLLPPIWGLTGHICIDCARVGLNRDPTEFDFVADIGQDSLVGQLIKEGMFNPRPKKPQSRV; encoded by the coding sequence ATGTCTACCGACGAGATCCTGAGAAATTTCAAGCGGTTTGAAAAGCAGCGCCTTAAGGACGCGACGAAGGCTGGTCCACGTGATTTTCCCGGCCAGAAACGCCCCAAAATCGGCACTACACCATGGTACACCATTCCCCTATCACGTCGAAGCGCTGTtctgatgctgctgtttgaaGTGGCTAATCCCGACAAGCCAGCTGGAAAGGAGCTACATATTCTGTTCACAGTCAGATCCGCGCACCTCCGGTCGTTTCCCGGCCAAGTGGCGCTTCCAGGAGGCAAACTAgacctggagctggatGGATCCAACGTCAGCCATATTGAAGCAGACCTGTGGGAGAACGTTGATCCCGCACTGTCAAGTGACACTGAAAAGAGATTGTCTGAGTCGGCATCGTTTTCTGCCTGGAGTATTGCTCTGAGAGAAGCCTATGAGGAGGTGGGTCTGTTTGGAGAGTTCATCAATGAAGACACGAAGAGCATTTTGATGAACCCGGTGGATGGAGGAAGGGATGCCACCGGGACGGAAAAGCCACCTTTTTTGAACGAAAACCCTCTCTTGTCCGTCGAAAAACTGTGCGAGTTGCCACCCTTTGTCTCCAGAAACGGACTGGGTGTTGTCCCATGTATTGCATTTGCACGGTCCAAGCAACGCGGACAATTTCTGAAATACTCGGAGATTTGTCCCAAGCTTAATTTCGATGAGGTTCAatctgtcttctccattCCGTTGGATTACTTCTTATCTAAACACACCTCGGGTGGCGTTGAGTTATACAACTCCTACCCCCGAGCAGCGTGGGGAAACACCGGGGTTGATTGGATTATGCACTCATTCAACCACAATGCACTCCCATATCCCAATATTCGGAATGGCGACAGTAAGGGCCGAGTAACCATTGATGATCTTCTGGCTGAAGCCTCGGCTCCGCAAGTTCAGCCTGGAGAACTGACGCAGGTGGGCCAGAAGAtacggtcacgtgagagtATTTTCAGCGAGAGTGGCCCCGAGCCCGACCCAGCTTCGTTCCACAAAAACGTCGTGGCAAGCGTAGACTTGCTGCCTCCTATTTGGGGTCTGACGGGTCACATTTGCATAGACTGTGCTCGGGTGGGTCTGAATAGAGATCCCACCGAGTTTGATTTTGTCGCTGACATTGGCCAGGACTCGCTGGTGGGTCAGTTGATAAAGGAGGGAATGTTTAATCCCCGCCCTAAGAAGCCCCAGTCAAGGGTTTAG